One window of the Salvia miltiorrhiza cultivar Shanhuang (shh) chromosome 6, IMPLAD_Smil_shh, whole genome shotgun sequence genome contains the following:
- the LOC130991015 gene encoding protein FAR1-RELATED SEQUENCE 5-like, protein MDFSSDLELKPRIGMQFDSLDEVWMFWVQYGGKSGFGVRKHYSNKNKKTGHITSYKYVCCKEGIRKADKRDSLALNPRLETRTDCKVRLGVTYMDGKYKINEFIEEHNHPLHLPETVHMLSSQRKITEIQAHEIDLAEDAGLRQKSAYNLLIRRAGGRDGIGYTMLDAKNYLRSKRQRSMVYGEAGCLMRYFQQKLSENPSFYHANQMDMEEQITNVFWADARMLIDYEYFGDVVSLDTTYCTNRANRPLAIFSGFNHHRKAVIFGASLLYDETAASFKWLFETFLEAHKQKKPFTVFTDQDQAMAKALHEVLPETAHGLCTWHLMQNGIKHLGNLMKEGSRFLTDFKRCMYSFDDQAQFEEAWSSLLTQYSLQDNTWLKHVYSVKEKWAGCYMNAFTLGMRSTQLSESVNSDIKKCMKPNLNIMQFFNNFEQVVEEKRYSELRCDFEARQKLPRLSLESSPMLQQLSKVYTPSVFDLFQKEFVLFAAAYIKHKQETPSSFEYVIGLINHDREWRVTHDPNTKMLICSCRRFEMVGLICCHIVKVYDVMDIKILPEHYILKRWTREARSGVVQDYVGNEVEEDPKLQSTERYRKLCRMLIRLATEACIYPSTFSLVHETMHDLSKKVMEMRLMEDGQENKNSVRTSPSISSMPSRRFKQRIGMKGSKRLKSWVELQSKRNKTNHRVKNLGAKSALSASCSTPPEPNVCLQRATNQFSFTDLLTAPLHQSLHYVDGMYFNGDTSSVNIQDQDF, encoded by the exons atggatTTTAGTTCAGATTTAGAGTTGAAGCCTAGAATTGGTATGCAATTTGATAGCTTGGATGAGGTTTGGATGTTTTGGGTGCAATATGGAGGGAAATCAGGATTTGGAGTGAGAAAACATTACAGTAACAAGAACAAGAAAACTggtcatataacatcatacaaatATGTTTGTTGTAAGGAGGGTATTCGTAAAGCAGACAAAAGAGATTCTTTGGCACTCAATCCTCGACTTGAAACCCGAACAGATTGTAAAGTAAGATTGGGAGTCACTTACATGGATGGtaagtataaaataaatgagtttATTGAAGAACACAATCATCCTCTCCATCTTCCCGAGACAGTTCATATGTTGTCTTCCCAACGTAAAATAACAGAAATTCAAGCACATGAGATTGATTTGGCAGAGGATGCTGGACTCAGACAGAAATCAGCTTATAATTTGTTGATTAGAAGAGCAGGGGGGAGAGATGGCATTGGTTACACCATGTTGGATGCTAAGAATTATCTACGTTCTAAAAGGCAAAGAAGCATGGTATATGGTGAAGCCGGTTGTCTAATGAGATATTTTCAACAAAAGTTATCTGAAAATCCTTCATTTTATCATGCTAATCAGATGGATATGGAAGAGCAGATAACTAATGTGTTTTGGGCAGATGCAAGAATGTTGATAGACTATGAGTATTTTGGTGATGTTGTGTCATTAGATACCACATATTGCACGAATCGTGCAAATAGACCGTTAGCTATATTTTCAGGTTTCAATCATCATAGAAAAGCTGTGATTTTTGGCGCATCACTTTTGTATGATGAGACGGCGGCGTCATTCAAATGGTTGTTCGAAACTTTTTTGGAAGCTCACAAGCAAAAAAAGCCGTTCACTGTCTTTACAGATCAAGATCAAGCTATGGCAAAGGCCTTACACGAGGTACTGCCCGAGACAGCTCATGGATTATGTACATGGCACTTAATGCAAAATGGCATCAAACACTTAGGAAATTTGATGAAAGAAGGATCACGTTTTTTAACAGATTTTAAGAGATGTATGTATAGCTTTGATGATCAGGCCCAATTTGAGGAGGCTTGGAGTAGCTTATTGACACAATATAGTCTCCAAGACAACACATGGTTGAAACATGTTTATAGTGTAAAGGAGAAATGGGCTGGTTGCTACATGAATGCGTTCACGCTTGGGATGAGAAGCACACAACTTAGTGAGAGTGTCAATTCCGATATCAAGAAGTGCATGAAGCCCAACTTGAACATTAtgcaattttttaataattttgagCAGGTTGTGGAGGAGAAGAGATATAGTGAGCTAAGGTGTGATTTTGAAGCACGCCAGAAATTGCCTAGATTGAGTTTAGAGAGTTCTCCGATGTTGCAACAACTTTCCAAGGtttatactccatctgtctTTGATCTATTTCAAAAAGAGTTTGTTTTATTTGCAGCTGCCTACATAAAGCATAAACAAGAAACTCCATCATCCTTTGAATATGTTATTGGATTGATCAATCATGATAGAGAATGGAGGGTGACACATGATCCTAATACAAAGATGCTTATATGTAGTTGTCGAAGATTTGAGATGGTTGGATTAATATGTTGTCATATTGTGAAAGTGTATGATGTGATGGATATAAAAATACTTCCGGAGCATTATATTTTGAAAAGGTGGACAAGAGAAGCTAGGAGTGGTGTAGTACAAGACTATGTAGGTAATGAAGTTGAAGAAGATCCTAAATTACAAAGTACAGAGAGGTATCGAAAATTATGCCGGATGCTTATAAGATTGGCAACTGAAGCTTGTATTTACCCATCAACATTTTCCTTGGTGCATGAAACAATGCATGATTTGAGTAAGAAAGTGATGGAAATGCGTTTAATGGAGGATGGCCAAGAAAATAAGAATAGTGTGAGGACCTCTCCATCAATCTCTTCTATGCCATCAAGAAGATTCAAAcaaagaattggaatgaaaGGGTCGAAACGACTAAAGAGTTGGGTAGAACTTCAGTCAAAGCGAAACAAAACAAATCATAGAGTGAAG AATCTTGGAGCAAAAAGTGCACTATCCGCTTCTTGTTCGACACCTCCAGAACCTAATGTGTGCCTTCAAAGAGCCACAAATCAATTTAGCTTCACCGATTTGTTGACG GCACCCCTTCATCAATCTTTACATTATGTTGATGGAATGTATTTCAATGGAGATACATCTAGTGTCAATATTCAAGATCAAGATTTTTGA
- the LOC130991017 gene encoding protein FAR1-RELATED SEQUENCE 5-like, with protein MDFSSDLELKPRIGMQFDSLDEVWMFWVQYGGKSGFGVRKHYSNKNKKTGHITSYKYVCCKEGIRKADKRDSLALNPRLETRTDCKVRLGVTYMDGKYKINEFIEEHNHPLHLPETVHMLSSQRKITEIQAHEIDLAEDAGLRQKSAYNLLIRRAGGRDGIGYTMLDAKNYLRSKRQRSMVYGEAGCLMRYFQQKLSENPSFYHANQMDMEEQITNVFWADARMLIDYEYFGDVVSLDTTYCTNRANRPLAIFSGFNHHRKAVIFGASLLYDETAASFKWLFETFLEAHKQKKPFTVFTDQDQAMAKALHEVLPETAHGLCTWHLMQNGIKHLGNLMKEGSRFLTDFKRCMYSFDDQAQFEEAWSSLLTQYSLQDNTWLKHVYSVKEKWAGCYMNAFTLGMRSTQLSESVNSDIKKCMKPNLNIMQFFNNFEQVVEEKRYSELRCDFEARQKLPRLSLESSPMLQQLSKVYTPSVFDLFQKEFVLFAAAYIKHKQETPSSFEYVIGLINHDREWRVTHDPNTKMLICSCRRFEMVGLICCHIVKVYDVMDIKILPEHYILKRWTREARSGVVQDYVGNEVEEDPKLQSTERYRKLCRMLIRLATEACIYPSTFSLVHETMHDLSKKVMEMRLMEDGQENKNSVRTSPSISSMPSRGFKQRIGMKGSKRLKSWVELQSKRNKTNHRVKVCRLVILLSLLIAYMINIL; from the coding sequence atggatTTTAGTTCAGATTTAGAGTTGAAGCCTAGAATTGGTATGCAATTTGATAGCTTGGATGAGGTTTGGATGTTTTGGGTGCAATATGGAGGGAAATCAGGATTTGGAGTGAGAAAACATTACAGTAACAAGAACAAGAAAACTggtcatataacatcatacaaatATGTTTGTTGTAAGGAGGGTATTCGTAAAGCAGACAAAAGAGATTCTTTGGCACTCAATCCTCGACTTGAAACCCGAACAGATTGTAAAGTAAGATTGGGAGTCACTTACATGGATGGtaagtataaaataaatgagtttATTGAAGAACACAATCATCCTCTCCATCTTCCCGAGACAGTTCATATGTTGTCTTCCCAACGTAAAATAACAGAAATTCAAGCACATGAGATTGATTTGGCAGAGGATGCTGGACTCAGACAGAAATCAGCTTATAATTTGTTGATTAGAAGAGCAGGGGGGAGAGATGGCATTGGTTACACCATGTTGGATGCTAAGAATTATCTACGTTCTAAAAGGCAAAGAAGCATGGTATATGGTGAAGCCGGTTGTCTAATGAGATATTTTCAACAAAAGTTATCTGAAAATCCTTCATTTTATCATGCTAATCAGATGGATATGGAAGAGCAGATAACTAATGTGTTTTGGGCAGATGCAAGAATGTTGATAGACTATGAGTATTTTGGTGATGTTGTGTCATTAGATACCACATATTGCACGAATCGTGCAAATAGACCGTTAGCTATATTTTCAGGTTTCAATCATCATAGAAAAGCTGTGATTTTTGGCGCATCACTTTTGTATGATGAGACGGCGGCGTCATTCAAATGGTTGTTCGAAACTTTTTTGGAAGCTCACAAGCAAAAAAAGCCGTTCACTGTCTTTACAGATCAAGATCAAGCTATGGCAAAGGCCTTACACGAGGTACTGCCCGAGACAGCTCATGGATTATGTACATGGCACTTAATGCAAAATGGCATCAAACACTTAGGAAATTTGATGAAAGAAGGATCACGTTTTTTAACAGATTTTAAGAGATGTATGTATAGCTTTGATGATCAGGCCCAATTTGAGGAGGCTTGGAGTAGCTTATTGACACAATATAGTCTCCAAGACAACACATGGTTGAAACATGTTTATAGTGTAAAGGAGAAATGGGCTGGTTGCTACATGAATGCGTTCACGCTTGGGATGAGAAGCACACAACTTAGTGAGAGTGTCAATTCCGATATCAAGAAGTGCATGAAGCCCAACTTGAACATTAtgcaattttttaataattttgagCAGGTTGTGGAGGAGAAGAGATATAGTGAGCTAAGGTGTGATTTTGAAGCACGCCAGAAATTGCCTAGATTGAGTTTAGAGAGTTCTCCGATGTTGCAACAACTTTCCAAGGtttatactccatctgtctTTGATCTATTTCAAAAAGAGTTTGTTTTATTTGCAGCTGCCTACATAAAGCATAAACAAGAAACTCCATCATCCTTTGAATATGTTATTGGATTGATCAATCATGATAGAGAATGGAGGGTGACACATGATCCTAATACAAAGATGCTTATATGTAGTTGTCGAAGATTTGAGATGGTTGGATTAATATGTTGTCATATTGTGAAAGTGTATGATGTGATGGATATAAAAATACTTCCGGAGCATTATATTTTGAAAAGGTGGACAAGAGAAGCTAGGAGTGGTGTAGTACAAGACTATGTAGGTAATGAAGTTGAAGAAGATCCTAAATTACAAAGTACAGAGAGGTATCGAAAATTATGCCGGATGCTTATAAGATTGGCAACTGAAGCTTGTATTTACCCATCAACATTTTCCTTGGTGCATGAAACAATGCATGATTTGAGTAAGAAAGTGATGGAAATGCGTTTAATGGAGGATGGCCAAGAAAATAAGAATAGTGTGAGGACCTCTCCATCAATCTCTTCTATGCCATCAAGAGGATTCAAAcaaagaattggaatgaaaGGGTCGAAACGACTAAAGAGTTGGGTAGAACTTCAGTCAAAGCGAAACAAAACAAATCATAGAGTGAAGGTATGTAGACTTGTTATACTTTTAAGTTTATTGATTGcttatatgataaatattttataa